A single Branchiostoma floridae strain S238N-H82 chromosome 11, Bfl_VNyyK, whole genome shotgun sequence DNA region contains:
- the LOC118426008 gene encoding intraflagellar transport protein 22 homolog isoform X1, translated as MIKLLPDSRDARFYNVQDLAKLTDMSESANGSPQGDEPKTKGTRSGRRSVLGHVKMSGQRSNIPEMFKVKVLVLGPCESGKTVLSNFLADATEMSGDYMPTQGVRILEFENNGLNVGGRTVNAEVELWDCSGDHKFEQCWPAIQQETNGVLLVFNPDQPNHDKELETWYSHFVSQQGMKDSQCLAFAHHKPSTSDKARGHLSSLLSKVTVVHSNIDEDGDSVRQEFSNFLTNILSTMSDNRDKEELSIIS; from the exons ATGATCAAACTGTTGCCTGATTCCAGAGATGCAAGATTTTACAATGTGCAAGATTTAG CTAAGCTAACTGATATGTCTGAATCCGCGAATGGCTCGCCCCAAGGAGACGAACCGAAGACCAAGGGAACGAGATCAGGCAGACGGTCCGTCCTTGGTCACGTGAAGATGTCCGGTCAGAGGTCAAACATTCCAGAGATGTTCAAAGTGAAAGTTTTGGTGCTCGGGCCCTGCGAG AGCGGGAAGACGGTCCTGTCCAACTTCCTGGCTGATGCCACAGAGATGAGTGGGGACTACATGCCCACACAGGGCGTCAG GATCTTGGAGTTTGAAAACAATGGGCTGAATGTTGGAGGAAGAACTGTCAATGCTGAGGTGGAACTGTGGGATTGCAGTGGAGATCACAA GTTTGAGCAGTGCTGGCCAGCCATTCAACAGGAGACCAACGGGGTTCTCTTGGTTTTTAACCCTGATCAACCCAACCACGACAAGGAGCTGGAAACATG GTACAGCCACTTTGTGTCACAACAGGGTATGAAAGACTCCCAGTGTCTGGCCTTCGCACACCACAAACCCTCTACATCTGACAAAGCACGGGGTCACCTAT CCTCACTTCTGAGCAAAGTGACAGTCGTCCACAGCAATATAGATGAGGATGGGGACTCTGTCAGACAAGAGTTCTCCAACTTTCTCAccaacatcctgtccaccaTGTCTGACAACAGAGACAAGGAGGAGCTCAGCATCATCAGCTAA
- the LOC118426010 gene encoding 39S ribosomal protein L16, mitochondrial-like (The sequence of the model RefSeq protein was modified relative to this genomic sequence to represent the inferred CDS: added 68 bases not found in genome assembly) — translation MSVLLRRGGNHIGHNTSKLCLIQPHHITGRQVCPPVCVLSAGLKNFPIPRNYDHVEIPEQSKLKFYQRVPDLVKHVREPRGIKMLRGPADPEQTVLIGKQYGIKALSPGLMRWGHFEMIRLTINRRMDTKTMWAKWRIEAPYKPLTKKGQGHRMGGGKGAIDHYVTPIKQDRIIVEMGGKIDFEVVHPMLREIAQKLPFQAKVVTQEMLEEEEREEEWRRENNQNEFTFEDVVKKNMMGCSQHISKYDREWFGKYQ, via the exons ATGTCTGTTTTGTTGAGAAGA GCAAGTCTGTCCACCAGTGTGTGTACTTTCTGCTGGACTGAAGAACTTCCCTATTCCCAGGAACTATGACC ATGTTGAGATCCCTGAGCAGTCAAAGCTGAAGTTCTACCAGAGAGTTCCAGACTTGGTGAAGCATGTGAGGGAACCCAGGGGGATCAAGATGCTGAGGGGACCGGCAGATCCTGAACAAACTGTGTTGATTGGCAAACAATATGGAATAAAG GCTCTCTCTCCAGGGCTCATGAGGTGGGGACACTTCGAGATGATCCGTCTCACCATCAACCGGCGCATGGACACAAAAACGATGTGGGCAAAATGGCGCATCGAGGCGCCATACAAACCCCTGACCAAAAAGGGACAAGGCCACCGCATGGGCGGCGGGAAGGGCGCGATCGATCACTACGTTACGCCGATCAAACAGGACCGCATTATTGTAGAAATGGGTGGAAAGATAGACTTTGAGGTGGTGCACCCCATGTTGAGGGAGATTGCACAAAAGTTACCCTTCCAGGCTAAGGTTGTGACTCAGGAAAtgttggaggaggaggagagagaAGAGGAATGGAGGAGGGAGAACAACCAGAACGAGTTCACATTTGAGGATGTGGTAAAGAAGAACATGATGGGGTGTAGTCAACATATCAGCAAATACGATAGGGAGTGGTTTGGAAAATACCAGTAG
- the LOC118426008 gene encoding intraflagellar transport protein 22 homolog isoform X2 produces MASRRQRRRERIKAKLTDMSESANGSPQGDEPKTKGTRSGRRSVLGHVKMSGQRSNIPEMFKVKVLVLGPCESGKTVLSNFLADATEMSGDYMPTQGVRILEFENNGLNVGGRTVNAEVELWDCSGDHKFEQCWPAIQQETNGVLLVFNPDQPNHDKELETWYSHFVSQQGMKDSQCLAFAHHKPSTSDKARGHLSSLLSKVTVVHSNIDEDGDSVRQEFSNFLTNILSTMSDNRDKEELSIIS; encoded by the exons ATGGCCAGTAGGAGGCAGCGGCGAAGGGAGAGAATAAAAG CTAAGCTAACTGATATGTCTGAATCCGCGAATGGCTCGCCCCAAGGAGACGAACCGAAGACCAAGGGAACGAGATCAGGCAGACGGTCCGTCCTTGGTCACGTGAAGATGTCCGGTCAGAGGTCAAACATTCCAGAGATGTTCAAAGTGAAAGTTTTGGTGCTCGGGCCCTGCGAG AGCGGGAAGACGGTCCTGTCCAACTTCCTGGCTGATGCCACAGAGATGAGTGGGGACTACATGCCCACACAGGGCGTCAG GATCTTGGAGTTTGAAAACAATGGGCTGAATGTTGGAGGAAGAACTGTCAATGCTGAGGTGGAACTGTGGGATTGCAGTGGAGATCACAA GTTTGAGCAGTGCTGGCCAGCCATTCAACAGGAGACCAACGGGGTTCTCTTGGTTTTTAACCCTGATCAACCCAACCACGACAAGGAGCTGGAAACATG GTACAGCCACTTTGTGTCACAACAGGGTATGAAAGACTCCCAGTGTCTGGCCTTCGCACACCACAAACCCTCTACATCTGACAAAGCACGGGGTCACCTAT CCTCACTTCTGAGCAAAGTGACAGTCGTCCACAGCAATATAGATGAGGATGGGGACTCTGTCAGACAAGAGTTCTCCAACTTTCTCAccaacatcctgtccaccaTGTCTGACAACAGAGACAAGGAGGAGCTCAGCATCATCAGCTAA
- the LOC118425973 gene encoding uncharacterized protein LOC118425973: protein MGNSAGAKGSPIYIDEVCQDVHQQTPIPTPTPIPTPTPTPTPTPVPDELEEKPREDKPKPKPEPKATKKETAEKSQPTTVDNMVSLMNTRHRVYDVKVLSQHSADKTPPSAPDTITLKKTSAGMQQLKIGQDVMSTWNWDKSANKLMWNDGEHAGHIAFPHEESTRGYGTVSRGLTSFSVMATLRPVTYRCCLSSNAGAYVKQEGSALKLMWDDTTDKWTHATWDDDVISFTYGLEEQFFIGQKTYKVNINFEDLQTSVTYNPAEGDFSFVLTPEFQAVFQHENDTVSVPDNPRDDDKHVFPYLLQFTFNAEASEFSGAILTKALDAAAGEVYAVKAYVHEAEELSLGAPAPLHLNGQELINMSQFKKDDSGRWYDAIQQKSMADFYTILQYYMDGDLRKKYMGMNNAPDLDPSIKQIADTNGSPSDEQIENGDDGVAKDWYKTLSVAYLVQALPNVWTNDEYSGKLNAIRAKKWLKTETSTASVFNAQSPELYKNHWLRDMPRMGDFLVDQMQNRAKYASYIEQDKSSWIEEIESSVEDPTNQASMLAIIESLTTLGKQGKYWAYWFFRDIAQPSSLQMLQMLSVGGAASLDGSAFSRQIQQNCAILGILDSSATFQEQYVKIIQIFQLTNILPQLLDFSGDMTNYQYAVQDILKGFEEKYIDSTDPKMQEAAKEIQEKLNQKNLEDLISQLQKMASQFTGDYNFTKLMTYVDNEYAKGSLYLLGKLVASAAICGGIMLFYFGVKNWKSLDGAKKAQVISDGVLVFTGVAAGLVKRGVSLYEIWGTEAMEYKNVAKIAFEGDCQESITRASNGFSKWILEKKGGDIEIGVDAAAEEAVVAGEEDMALVETLLGKNLDEFMATRFGASLAVLGLVFGAISLSKSTTGLEKAGNAMGVVASTLQICSTFGAWLIPEGAEIAGVECAAICSCLGALAVAAALVGVVLLIVELHKKTPSPLEDFAKKQANDAGLYMPHGADIDSFQSYQPNGELEKEGISLQLNGSPNKYLQFNADGSLTLTQATNGPDTVFYMTTDSYGRAKFIANLPNDDNTAIVTKYLTVDGQGQLSGADQLTGDSASQQQWVAECQGSVQRDGDGHLKSANFKFYSQSLFKAQDKKFYLGGSGDVAEVSESEQKSWGVSMCSTKPVGLRMDDITLFDFQMDQKFSPTLLNPGSDPRKWNIRPDLPGFMELDTATGAISQKAGVAPKVTASNTYTLTVENNLGSTSAKFIFKVGEYPDGA, encoded by the exons ATGGGAAACTCGGCAGGAGCAAAAGGTAGTCCTATCTACATTGACGAAGTTTGTCAAGATGTTCATCAACAGACACCTATACCAACACCAACACCAATACCAACACCAACACCAACACCAACACCGACACCGGTACCGGATGAACTGGAAGAAAAACCTAGGGAGGACAAACCCAAACCCAAACCTGAACCCAAGGCGACGAAAAAGGAGACAGCTGAGAAGTCGCAGCCGACG ACTGTGGACAACATGGTCAGCTTAATGAACACACGACATCGCGTCTACGATGTCAAAGTGCTGTCCCAGCATAGCGCTGACAAAACACCACCGTCCGCACCTGACACCATCACCCTCAAGAAAACTTCGGCTGGCATGCAGCAGCTGAAGATAGGCCAAGACGTCATGAGCACATGGAATTGGGATAAATCCGCCAACAAGCTGATGTGGAACGATGGAGAGCATGCCGGCCATATTGCCTTTCCCCACGAAGAGAGCACACGCGGGTACGGGACCGTGAGCCGCGGTCTAACGTCCTTCTCCGTCATGGCAACACTGCGACCAGTTACCTACAGGTGTTGTCTTTCAAGTAACGCCGGGGCGTACGTGAAACAAGAAGGGTCGGCACTCAAGCTGATGTGGGATGACACTACCGACAAGTGGACACACGCCACGtgggatgatgacgtcataagcTTTACGTATGGCCTAGAGGAGCAGTTCTTCATCGGACAGAAGACCTACAAAGTTAACATCAATTTCGAAGACCTGCAGACGAGCGTGACGTACAACCCTGCGGAGGGAGACTTCTCCTTCGTCCTCACCCCTGAGTTCCAGGCGGTGTTTCAGCACGAGAACGACACAGTGTCTGTTCCCGATAACCCCCGAGATGACGACAAACACGTTTTCCCGTACCTGCTTCAGTTTACTTTCAACGCTGAAGCGTCCGAGTTTTCTGGCGCAATACTCACCAAGGCACTGGACGCAGCAGCGGGAGAAGTGTACGCTGTTAAGGCGTATGTCCATGAAGCTGAGGAACTATCTCTTGGCGCGCCAGCACCTCTACATCTTAATGGCCAAGAACTTATCAACATGTCCCAGTTCAAGAAGGATGACAGTGGCAGGTGGTATGACGCTATCCAGCAGAAGTCTATGGCGGATTTCTACACAATCCTACAGTACTACATGGATGGAGACCTCCGTAAAAAGTACATGGGGATGAACAATGCTCCCGACCTGGACCCATCAATCAAGCAAATCGCCGACACCAATGGTAGTCCGTCCGACGAACAGATAGAGAACGGTGACGACGGTGTTGCCAAGGATTGGTACAAGACCCTGAGTGTTGCCTATCTTGTCCAGGCACTTCCTAACGTGTGGACAAATGACGAGTACTCCGGGAAACTCAACGCCATTCGAGCTAAGAAGTGGCTGAAGACGGAGACATCAACAGCAAGCGTTTTCAATGCCCAGTCTCCAGAGCTGTACAAAAACCACTGGCTGCGGGACATGCCGAGGATGGGAGATTTTCTGGTGGACCAGATGCAAAACAGGGCCAAGTACGCATCTTACATCGAACAGGACAAAAGCTCTTGGATAGAAGAAATCGAATCCAGCGTCGAAGATCCCACTAACCAAGCCTCTATGTTGGCTATCATAGAAAGTCTGACTACGTTAGGAAAGCAAGGGAAGTACTGGGCCTATTGGTTCTTCCGTGACATCGCCCAGCCGTCTTCTCTTCAGATGCTTCAGATGCTCTCCGTCGGGGGAGCCGCGTCACTGGACGGATCAGCGTTCTCCAGGCAGATCCAGCAGAACTGCGCCATTCTCGGCATCTTGGACAGCAGCGCCACGTTTCAGGAACAGTACGTTAAGATCATCCAGATCTTCCAACTGACGAACATCCTCCCCCAATTGCTCGACTTCAGCGGTGACATGACCAACTACCAGTACGCAGTACAGGACATCCTGAAAGGGTTCGAGGAGAAGTACATCGACAGCACAGATCCAAAGATGCAAGAAGCCGCTAAAGAGATCCAAGAGAAATTGAATCAGAAAAATCTGGAGGATCTCATATCTCAGCTGCAAAAGATGGCTTCGCAATTCACAGGAGACTACAACTTCACAAAGCTGATGACCTATGTTGATAACGAGTACGCAAAAGGCTCCCTGTACCTGCTAGGTAAACTTGTGGCCAGTGCAGCGATCTGTGGAGGTATCATGTTGTTCTACTTCGGAGTCAAGAACTGGAAGTCTCTGGATGGAGCGAAGAAGGCGCAGGTCATCAGCGATGGTGTCCTGGTGTTCACTGGCGTGGCAGCAGGGTTGGTTAAGCGAGGGGTCAGCTTGTACGAGATCTGGGGGACGGAAGCAATGGAGTACAAGAACGTGGCAAAGATCGCGTTCGAAGGCGACTGTCAGGAGTCCATCACTCGCGCATCGAACGGCTTTAGCAAGTGGATCCTAGAGAAGAAAGGAGGCGACATAGAGATTGGAGTCGACGCGGCCGCTGAAGAGGCTGTAGTGGCGGGCGAAGAGGACATGGCCTTAGTGGAAACTCTGTTAGGCAAAAACCTTGACGAATTCATGGCAACCCGTTTCGGTGCTTCTTTGGCGGTTTTGGGTCTCGTTTTTGGAGCCATTTCTCTCAGTAAATCGACAACGGGTCTGGAGAAAGCAGGAAATGCCATGGGAGTCGTGGCGTCTACCCTCCAGATCTGCTCGACGTTTGGGGCCTGGCTAATCCCCGAGGGAGCTGAGATCGCAGGAGTGGAGTGCGCGGCGATCTGCTCCTGCCTGGGTGCGCTGGCGGTGGCGGCTGCTCTGGTCGGGGTGGTCCTGCTCATCGTGGAGCTGCACAAGAAAACCCCGTCTCCGCTGGAGGACTTCGCGAAGAAGCAGGCCAACGACGCAGGCCTGTACATGCCGCATGGAGCAGACATCGACAGCTTCCAGAGCTACCAGCCAAACGGAGAACTAGAGAAGGAGGGAATCAGCCTCCAGCTTAACGGGTCGCCCAATAAGTACCTACAGTTCAACGCAGACGGGTCCCTGACTCTCACCCAAGCAACCAATGGTCCAGACACCGTCTTCTACATGACCACCGACTCGTACGGTAGAGCCAAGTTCATCGCCAACTTACCTAACGACGACAACACGGCAATCGTGACCAAGTACCTTACAGTTGATGGACAAGGTCAGTTGTCCGGAGCAGACCAGCTGACCGGAGATTCGGCCAGCCAGCAGCAGTGGGTCGCCGAGTGTCAAGGGTCAGTCCAGCGAGATGGAGACGGGCACCTGAAGTCGGCCAACTTCAAATTCTACAGCCAGTCCCTGTTCAAGGCGCAGGATAAGAAGTTCTACCTGGGAGGATCCGGTGACGTTGCTGAAGTGTCGGAGTCAGAGCAGAAGTCCTGGGGTGTGTCCATGTGCTCCACGAAGCCTGTCGGTCTCAGGATGGATGACATCACTCTCTTCGACTTCCAGATGGACCAGAAGTTCTCACCGACTCTCCTGAACCCCGGCAGCGACCCCAGGAAGTGGAACATCAGGCCAGACCTGCCGGGCTTCATGGAGCTGGACACGGCGACGGGGGCCATCTCACAGAAGGCGGGAGTCGCACCGAAAGTCACCGCTTCCAACACCTACACCCTGACGGTGGAGAACAACCTCGGCTCAACCTCCGCAAAGTTTATCTTTAAAGTCGGAGAGTATCCGGATGGGGCATGA